Genomic DNA from Paenibacillus sp. MBLB1832:
AATGGCTGTCTGATCAAAAACAGAAAGATCGGTTGAATGAAGAATGAAACGAAATAAATTAGCTGCGATTTTGCTGTTAGCAGGGATTTCCATATTTCTACTCTCATTAACTGCCTCTGCTGCTGAACCTGATTTGACGAATCCAATTCCTGGATTAAACGTCAATATCGGTACAAGTACGGCAACAGGTGGATCTACGAATACGGTAACGCTGCTTTTGTTGCTAACCGTACTCAGTTTAGCTCCTTCATTCTTAATATTAATGACGAGCTTTACTCGAATTGTCATTGTGCTGGGTTTTGTTCGTACATCCTTAGGAACTCAACAAATGCCACCCAATCAGGTTTTAATCGGACTCGCTCTGTTTTTAACCTTTTTTATTATGTCTCCAACTTTAGGGGAAGTTAATACCAAGGCACTTCAACCTTATCTGAAGGGTGAGATCAATCAAACGCAAGCCTATAAGGCGGCTTCACTCCCGATGAAACAATTTATGTTCAAGCATAC
This window encodes:
- the fliP gene encoding flagellar type III secretion system pore protein FliP (The bacterial flagellar biogenesis protein FliP forms a type III secretion system (T3SS)-type pore required for flagellar assembly.) is translated as MKRNKLAAILLLAGISIFLLSLTASAAEPDLTNPIPGLNVNIGTSTATGGSTNTVTLLLLLTVLSLAPSFLILMTSFTRIVIVLGFVRTSLGTQQMPPNQVLIGLALFLTFFIMSPTLGEVNTKALQPYLKGEINQTQAYKAASLPMKQFMFKHTRQKDLKLFLDYTKAKAPTGVEDIPITSLVPAYAISELKSAFQMGFMIFIPFLVIDMVVSSTLMAMGMMMLPPVMISLPFKILLFILVDGWYLVVRSLLLSYG